In Cicer arietinum cultivar CDC Frontier isolate Library 1 chromosome 1, Cicar.CDCFrontier_v2.0, whole genome shotgun sequence, one DNA window encodes the following:
- the LOC101501522 gene encoding squamosa promoter-binding protein 1-like — MDERWGEEKKIYDYKEENIEYEEEEEDDEDEEEVLKEKKRVMKSYKKKGSKAGGSVLPCCQVDNCNADLSVAKQYHKRHKVCEHHAKAHSVLIQDLQQRFCQQCSRFHEVSEFDELKRSCRRRLAGHNERRRKNVSEYHGEGFNR; from the exons ATGGATGAAAGGTGGGGTGAGGAAAAGAAAATCTATGACTACAAAGAAGAGAATATTGAgtatgaagaagaagaagaagatgatgaagatgaagaagaggttttgaaagagaagaaaaggGTGATGAAGAGTTATAAAAAGAAAGGGTCAAAAGCTGGAGGATCAGTGTTACCATGTTGTCAAGTTGATAACTGTAATGCTGATCTAAGTGTTGCTAAGCAATATCATAAGCGCCATAAGGTTTGTGAACATCATGCTAAGGCTCATTCAGTTCTCATTCAAGACCTACAACAAAGGTTTTGCCAACAATGTAGCAG gtTTCATGAGGTATCAGAATTTGATGAGTTAAAAAGAAGTTGTAGAAGGCGTTTAGCTGGACATAACGAGAGGCGTCGCAAAAATGTATCTGAATATCACGGAGAAGGATTTAACCGATGA